The sequence GAACTTAGCGCGCTGTCGCGCGCGAACCTGGGCGCTGAGATGACAGGGGTCGGGTCGAGAGGTATCGTCGCTCTCTGATGCTGGCGGTCGGCTCGGAGATCCGGTACAGGATTGCGGCCCTGTTTGAGGCCCACTGGGAGGCCTTCGTACGCTCCAGCCGGCAGTGGATCCGACCGGTGGTCTTCGAGACGGTGCGCAAGATCATCGCCTGCCGGACACCGGCGCTGGGCTGTCATCTCTACGCCTGTCCGCAGTGTCAGCGCATCGAGGTCGTACCCCACTCCTGCAAGTCCCGTTTCTGTCCCACCTGCGGCAAGCACGCCACCGATCGCTGGGCGGCCGGCGTGCTCAACGACTTGCTCGACGTGCCCTACCATCATCTGGTCTTGGCGGTGCCCGCTCATTTGCGCGGCGTGCTCAGCTTCAACCGGCCGGCGACCCTGAACCTGCTGTTCAACGCTGCTACCGCTGCGCTGTCGCAGTGGGCACGAGAGCAGCATGGCATGCGCCTGGGCATCGTTTCGGTACTGCATACCTTTGGCAGCGACCTGAAGTGGCATCCCCACCTGCACTTGCTGGTCACCGAAGGTGGGCTCTCCCTGGACGCCAGCCGCTGGGTCCGCCCCTACGGCGACGGTTGGCTGATGGCTCACGGTGCCCTGAAGAAGATGTGGCGCTACCACGTCATCCGCGCCTTGCGCCAAGCCCATCGCGCTGGTGAGTTGCGCTTCTCCAAGACGGCGGCTTTCCTCGCCGAGTATCCCCGCTTCAATGCCCTGCTGCGGCGGCTGTATGAGATGATCTGGTACGCCCACATCGGCGCCAGCCTGCGCGACCCCAACTTCACTCTGCGCTATATCGGCCGCTACACCAAGCGGGCCGTCCTGGCCGAGTACCGCATCACCCACTATGACCCCGAGCGCGGCACCGTCCGCTTCGCCTTCCAAGACTATGCACAAGGCGGCAAGACCTCCTATAAGACGCTGCCGGTGCTCGCCTTCATCGGCCGTCTGATCCGCCACATCCCGGACAAGCACTTCAAGACCGTGCGCTATGCTGGCCTCTTCGCCACCCGCTGGCGTCAGCACTACCTCGCTCACGCCCGCAACGTCCTCGGACAGAACGAGCCCGCGATCCAGGAACCCAACAACGACACTCCGCTCTGCCTTCTGCCGTGGCGCGAGCGGCGACTCGCCGAGGGGACAGACCCTC comes from Gemmatimonadaceae bacterium and encodes:
- a CDS encoding IS91 family transposase, which produces MLAVGSEIRYRIAALFEAHWEAFVRSSRQWIRPVVFETVRKIIACRTPALGCHLYACPQCQRIEVVPHSCKSRFCPTCGKHATDRWAAGVLNDLLDVPYHHLVLAVPAHLRGVLSFNRPATLNLLFNAATAALSQWAREQHGMRLGIVSVLHTFGSDLKWHPHLHLLVTEGGLSLDASRWVRPYGDGWLMAHGALKKMWRYHVIRALRQAHRAGELRFSKTAAFLAEYPRFNALLRRLYEMIWYAHIGASLRDPNFTLRYIGRYTKRAVLAEYRITHYDPERGTVRFAFQDYAQGGKTSYKTLPVLAFIGRLIRHIPDKHFKTVRYAGLFATRWRQHYLAHARNVLGQNEPAIQEPNNDTPLCLLPWRERRLAEGTDPLLCPICRVPLQFIRLVFGPHEPIAELFRAAGKPLRPSHPAWDTG